The Cognaticolwellia beringensis genome segment TTTGGTGCCTATTGATTATGGTTAACGTGCTGTTTAGAGTTTAATTTATTGTATTTATTGTATTTTATATTTTGGGTATAAATGGTGCTTAGTGTTACTCAAATAAAGAAGTTTAAAAATCAAATTGAAAGTGAATGCACTTAAGGTGATCAAATGAAACTAATAACAGCAATTATTAAGCCCTTCAAAATGGATGATGTTCGCGAAGCGCTAAACGAAATTGGCCTCGATGGTATGACAGTGACAGAAGTTAAAGGCTTTGGTCGTCAAAAAGGCCATACCGAGCTTTATCGCGGAGCTGAATATTCAGTTGATTTTCTGCCGAAAATAAAATTTGAAATTGCGGTTAAAGATGACTTCGCTGAGCGCGTTGTTGACACTATTGTTAGCTCGGCTCAGACCGGAAAAATCGGTGACGGAAAAATATTTGTCACCAATATTGAAAGCATTACTCGCATTCGTACTGGCGAAACAGATGATGACGCTATTTAAACTTGCCATATCGCGTTGATACATATGGCAATTAAGTATTAAGTATTAAGTCTAAGTAAGAAATAAATAGTGGATGTAAAAATGAATAAAATAATTATCACACTTTTAGCTTTAAGCTTTTCTGTACCAAGCTTTGCGGTTGAGCCAAGCCTTAACGGTGCTAATACCGCGTGGATATTAACTGCGACAGCACTGGTGTTATTGATGACTTTACCGGGATTGGCTTTATTTTATGGCGGTTTAGTGCGCCGTAAAAATATTCTCTCAATTTTAATGCAATGTTTTGCTATTGCAGGTGTTTCATCTATTTTGTGGTTTATTGTCGGTTACAGTATTGCTTTTGGGGAAGGTAATGCCTGGGTTGGTGATTTCAGTAAAGTACTGATGGTTGGTATGACTAAAGAGTCGCTTGCAGGCGATATTCCTGAAAGTTTATTTATGTTATTTCAAATGACCTTTGCTGTGATAACACCGGCGCTAATTATTGGTGCTTATGCTGAAAGAATGAAATTTTCTGCGGTGTTATTGTTTTCAGGATTATGGCTTTTGGTGGTTTATGCTCCGGTTACTCATTGGGTTTGGGGCGGCGGCTGGCTTGCACAAATGGGCGTTTATGACTTTGCTGGTGGCATTGTTGTTCATATAACCGCTGGTGTTGCGGCACTTGTAGCAGCGCTAGTGTTAGGGCCACGTCACGGTTTTCCAAAAACGCCGATGCTACCTCATAACCTTACTATGACAGTGACTGGCGCGGGTATGCTATGGGTTGGTTGGTTTGGTTTTAATGGTGGTAGCGCGTTAGCCGCAAATGGTGATGCGTCTATGGCGATGTTAGTTACTCATCTTTCAGCTTCTGCTGGGGCGCTTACTTGGGCTGCTATTGAGTGGAAAAAATTCGGTAAAGCCAGTGTTCTAGGTGCAGTAACCGGTATGGTTGCAGGTCTGGGTACTATTACACCTGCTTCAGGTTTTGTGGGACCCGGCGGCGCTTTAATTATTGGTGTTTCAGCCGGTATTATTTGTTTTTATTCTACGGTTTATATTAAACATAAGCTTAAAATTGATGACTCGTTAGATGTATTCCCCGTGCATGGTATTGGCGGTATTTTAGGGACATTACTTGCGGGGATTTTTGCCTCAACTGAGCTAGGTGCTTTTAGTGGTTTTGGTTACGCTGAAGGTATTACTACCATGCTAGGGCAAGTAACAGTACAACTTATTGGTATCGGTTCGACTATTCTTTATACCGCTGTTGTATCTTACATTTTGTTTAAATTAGTGGCCTTAATGACGAATGGTTTACGTGTTTCGAAAGAACAGGAGACCACAGGCTTAGATTTAACAGAGCATGACGAAGTTGGCTATAACATGTAATTTATAATTGATTAATCCATCATAGGAAAAGGCGATAAAAAGCCTTTTCCTAATCATTTTACTGCAGTTTATTTCAAATTAAGTCTCATTCCTGTCAAAATATCCCGCTTTTAGAAAATAAAACTTAATCATCACTAACTTTTTCTTGAAAAACGTATATTTACTCTACTCTAACAGTTGTTTTTTGTGTAAAATCATTCACCATTTTATTAATCGAAAAAGTCTAGCTAAAGGCCAAAATTAGGCCGATTTTAATGCCCTATGTTTTGTACTAAAAAACTATCGGCGCTTTAAACACGCTTTAGAGGAACTCATGAATTTAGACGATATTATATTGCAGGCAGAACAAGCAATTGCTGCGGCGACTGATCCTGCAGAACTTGACCAAGTTCGCGTTAACTTCTTAGGAAAAAAAGGTTTGTTCACAGAGCAAATGAAAGGCCTAAGTAAGTTACCAAAAGAAGAAAAGCCCAAAGCGGGTCAAGTGATTAACATCGCTAAACAGCAAGTACAAAAATTGTTAACTGAACGTGGTGAGTTACTACGTGCACAAGTTATCAAGCAGCAACTTGCCGCAGAATCTATTGACGTTACATTACCCGGTCGTGGTGATGAGCTAGGCGGATTACACCCAGTTACGCGCACCATCGAACGTATCGAGAGTTTTTTTGGTGATTTAGGCTTTTCAGTCAAGCAAGGACCAGAAGTTGAAGACGACTTTCATAACTTCGATGCTTTAAACATTCCAGAACATCATCCTGCTCGTCAAGACCACGATACGTTTTACTTTAATCCTAAGTTAGTACTGCGTACGCAAACATCTGGCGTGCAAATTCGTACGATGGAAAAAGAACAACCACCATTGCGAATTATCTCGCCGGGCAAAGTTTATCGTAACGATTATGACCAAACCCATACGCCTATGTTTCATCAAGTAGAAGGCCTAATGGTTGATAAAGACGTCAGTTTTACGCATTTAAAAGGTGTTTTACATGACTTCTTACATCACTTTTTTGAAGAAGAAGTAGAAATACGCTTCCGCCCGTCATATTTCCCATTCACTGAACCGTCTGCAGAAGTCGACATTATGGGTAAAAATGGCAAATGGTTAGAAGTCCTAGGCTGTGGCATGGTGCATCCAAATGTACTGCGCAGTGTTGGCATTGATCCTGAAGTTTATACCGGTTTTGCCTTTGGTATGGGGGTTGAACGTTTAACCATGTTACGTTACGGCGTAAATGACTTACGTTCATTCTTCGAAAATGATCTTCGCTTCTTAAAACAGTTCAAGTAGGAAAGCCATATAATGAAATTTAGTGAATCTTGGTTACGTGAGTGGGTAAACCCTGCTATATCTTCAGATGAATTAGCACATCAAATTACCATGGCTGGCCTTGAAGTTGACGCCGTAGAACCTGTTGCAGGTGAATTTACCGGTGTATTGATTGGTGAAGTAGTTGAATGTGGTCCTCATCCTGATGCGGATAAATTACAAGTAACAAAAATTAATTTAGGACCTGATTACAATGACGGCGAGCTTGCCGATATTGTTTGTGGTGCTAAAAATTGTCGTTTAGGTTTAAAAGTTGCTGTCGCTACTGTCGGTGCTGTTTTACCCGGTGACTTTAAAATTAAGAAAGCGAAACTTCGTGGCGTTCCATCGCATGGCATGCTGTGTAGTGAGTCAGAAATCGGTTTATCTGAAAGTGCTGACGGCATCATGGAATTAGCAAGTGACGCGCCAATTGGTATGTGTGTGCGTGAATATCTTGATCTTAACGATGTAACTATCGACGTTGACCTAACGGCGAACCGTGGCGATTGCCTTGGATTAAAAGGTCTTGCACGTGAAGTTGGTGTGTTAAATAACTTAAGCGTTACTGAGCCTGAAATTACAGTGGTTACACCCACTATTGACGATACTGTTAGCATTTCCTTATCAGCTGAAAAAGCTTGTCCGCGTTACTTAGGTCGGGTGATTAAAAATATTAATATTGCTGCCCAAACGCCTTTATGGATGGTAGAAAAGCTACGCCGTTGTGGTACACGCTCAA includes the following:
- a CDS encoding P-II family nitrogen regulator gives rise to the protein MKLITAIIKPFKMDDVREALNEIGLDGMTVTEVKGFGRQKGHTELYRGAEYSVDFLPKIKFEIAVKDDFAERVVDTIVSSAQTGKIGDGKIFVTNIESITRIRTGETDDDAI
- a CDS encoding ammonium transporter → MNKIIITLLALSFSVPSFAVEPSLNGANTAWILTATALVLLMTLPGLALFYGGLVRRKNILSILMQCFAIAGVSSILWFIVGYSIAFGEGNAWVGDFSKVLMVGMTKESLAGDIPESLFMLFQMTFAVITPALIIGAYAERMKFSAVLLFSGLWLLVVYAPVTHWVWGGGWLAQMGVYDFAGGIVVHITAGVAALVAALVLGPRHGFPKTPMLPHNLTMTVTGAGMLWVGWFGFNGGSALAANGDASMAMLVTHLSASAGALTWAAIEWKKFGKASVLGAVTGMVAGLGTITPASGFVGPGGALIIGVSAGIICFYSTVYIKHKLKIDDSLDVFPVHGIGGILGTLLAGIFASTELGAFSGFGYAEGITTMLGQVTVQLIGIGSTILYTAVVSYILFKLVALMTNGLRVSKEQETTGLDLTEHDEVGYNM
- the pheS gene encoding phenylalanine--tRNA ligase subunit alpha, yielding MNLDDIILQAEQAIAAATDPAELDQVRVNFLGKKGLFTEQMKGLSKLPKEEKPKAGQVINIAKQQVQKLLTERGELLRAQVIKQQLAAESIDVTLPGRGDELGGLHPVTRTIERIESFFGDLGFSVKQGPEVEDDFHNFDALNIPEHHPARQDHDTFYFNPKLVLRTQTSGVQIRTMEKEQPPLRIISPGKVYRNDYDQTHTPMFHQVEGLMVDKDVSFTHLKGVLHDFLHHFFEEEVEIRFRPSYFPFTEPSAEVDIMGKNGKWLEVLGCGMVHPNVLRSVGIDPEVYTGFAFGMGVERLTMLRYGVNDLRSFFENDLRFLKQFK